The proteins below come from a single Dinghuibacter silviterrae genomic window:
- a CDS encoding YqgE/AlgH family protein: MEKPAPGILLIAEPFLKDPNFTRTVILLTEHQDTGSLGFVLNKPLEYTLEDLIPEAAGLKLPIFSGGPVQVDTLHFLHCHPDTIPGSRRLVDGLSWGGDFELTLSLLRNGDITPGSIRFYIGYSGWSEGQLDAELEGKTWLTVEAKRSIVFHQPSGDIWKEALRLMGKEYEVMTNFPIDPQLN; the protein is encoded by the coding sequence ATGGAAAAGCCTGCCCCTGGGATATTGCTGATCGCGGAGCCCTTTTTAAAAGATCCGAACTTCACCCGTACGGTTATTTTGCTGACGGAGCACCAGGATACCGGAAGTCTTGGTTTCGTCCTGAACAAACCCCTGGAATATACCCTGGAAGACCTCATCCCCGAGGCCGCGGGACTGAAACTGCCGATCTTTTCGGGCGGCCCTGTCCAGGTGGACACGCTTCACTTCCTCCATTGTCACCCGGACACCATCCCCGGCAGCCGGAGGCTGGTGGACGGCCTGTCCTGGGGCGGTGACTTCGAACTCACCCTGTCGCTCCTGCGCAATGGGGACATCACCCCCGGGAGCATCCGGTTCTATATCGGGTACAGCGGTTGGAGCGAGGGTCAGTTGGACGCCGAGCTCGAAGGCAAGACCTGGCTAACGGTCGAGGCCAAACGAAGTATCGTATTCCATCAACCTTCCGGAGATATCTGGAAGGAGGCGCTGCGGTTGATGGGAAAAGAATATGAAGTCATGACTAACTTTCCGATCGACCCGCAGCTGAACTAG
- the atpD gene encoding F0F1 ATP synthase subunit beta: protein MPNVGKIKQIIGAVIDVRFDKESNLPEIFNALELKRENADPLVLEVQQHLGEDSVRCIAMDGTEGLVRGMEVIDTGKAITMPVGESIKGRLFNVTGNPIDGMPAVDKTGGRPIHAQPPAFENLSTATEVLFTGIKVIDLIEPYAKGGKIGLFGGAGVGKTVLIQELINNIAKAYAGLSVFAGVGERTREGNDLLREMIEAGIMKYGEGFKHSMEEGGWDLSKVDMQELKDSKATFVFGQMNEPPGARARVALSGLTIAEYFRDGDGKGQGRDILFFVDNIFRFTQAGSEVSALLGRMPSAVGYQPTLATEMGLMQERITSTKNGSITSVQAVYVPADDLTDPAPATTFAHLDATTVLDRKIADLGIYPAVNPLESTSRILSPAIVGDAHYDCANRVKLILQRYKELQDIIAILGLDELSEEDKQTVARARKVQRFLSQPFFVAEQFTGLKGVLVPIEETIRGFNMIMDGEVDEYPEAAFNLVGTIDDAVEKGKKLMAAAQG, encoded by the coding sequence ATGCCCAATGTCGGTAAAATCAAGCAGATCATCGGTGCGGTCATCGATGTTCGGTTCGATAAGGAAAGCAACCTCCCGGAAATTTTCAACGCCCTTGAACTGAAGCGCGAAAATGCGGACCCGCTGGTCCTGGAAGTGCAGCAGCACCTGGGTGAGGACAGCGTTCGTTGTATCGCCATGGACGGTACGGAAGGCCTGGTTCGCGGGATGGAAGTGATCGACACCGGCAAGGCCATCACCATGCCCGTCGGGGAGTCCATCAAGGGTCGCCTGTTCAACGTCACCGGTAACCCCATCGACGGGATGCCAGCGGTTGACAAGACCGGCGGCCGCCCGATCCACGCCCAACCGCCCGCCTTTGAAAACCTGAGCACGGCCACCGAGGTCCTGTTTACGGGGATCAAGGTGATCGACCTGATCGAACCCTACGCCAAAGGCGGTAAGATCGGTCTCTTCGGTGGCGCCGGTGTGGGCAAGACCGTATTGATCCAGGAGCTGATCAACAATATCGCCAAGGCTTACGCCGGTCTCAGTGTCTTTGCCGGAGTAGGAGAGCGTACCCGCGAAGGGAACGACCTCCTGAGGGAAATGATCGAAGCCGGCATCATGAAATATGGCGAAGGTTTCAAGCACAGCATGGAAGAAGGCGGCTGGGACCTGAGCAAGGTGGACATGCAGGAGCTGAAAGACTCCAAGGCCACCTTCGTGTTCGGGCAGATGAACGAACCCCCCGGAGCCCGCGCCCGCGTGGCCCTTTCAGGTCTGACCATCGCCGAATACTTCCGCGACGGGGACGGCAAGGGACAAGGCCGCGACATCCTGTTCTTCGTGGACAACATCTTCCGGTTCACCCAGGCCGGTTCGGAAGTATCCGCCCTCCTGGGCCGTATGCCTTCCGCCGTGGGTTACCAGCCGACCCTCGCCACCGAAATGGGTCTGATGCAGGAACGGATCACTTCTACCAAGAACGGTTCCATCACCTCCGTACAGGCGGTGTACGTGCCCGCGGATGACCTTACGGACCCCGCCCCGGCCACGACCTTTGCCCACCTGGACGCCACCACGGTACTCGACCGTAAGATCGCCGACCTTGGGATCTACCCGGCCGTGAACCCCCTGGAATCCACCTCCCGGATCCTGTCTCCCGCCATCGTAGGGGACGCCCACTACGACTGCGCCAACCGCGTAAAACTCATCCTCCAACGGTATAAAGAACTCCAGGACATCATCGCCATCTTAGGTCTGGACGAACTCTCCGAAGAAGACAAGCAAACGGTGGCCCGCGCCCGTAAGGTGCAGCGCTTCCTGAGCCAGCCGTTCTTCGTGGCCGAGCAGTTTACCGGTCTCAAAGGGGTACTGGTACCCATCGAGGAAACCATCCGCGGTTTCAACATGATCATGGACGGGGAAGTGGACGAATACCCCGAGGCCGCTTTCAACCTGGTCGGCACCATCGATGACGCCGTGGAGAAGGGTAAAAAATTAATGGCCGCGGCTCAAGGATAA
- a CDS encoding sensor histidine kinase, with the protein MKRTLPVIIALITISLLGIIYVQFKWIQNAALVKEEQLKENVYSILDEVGSQLVAPRPTQNALTVPLMPGMPNNDFYSHFSVTKRYTTFAIKEKLKKAFASRGLGNSPFEFSVFTNVAGNLFANYHDLETDNFQNLLKDSVNNLTFRYALIPPAERMWDAFSADEVMVLILPNYKSFVLRSIGWMIAAAIFFTLTIIAAFFLTVNSALRQKKLSEIKGDFINNMTHEFKTPLATISLAVDALRNERVLQDRQKLEYFSGIIKEENRRMNKQVETILQAAQLDKQEVQLNRKTLHAHDLLASAIDNLRLQLEQKGGVLDTHFQATRDLVSADEVHFVNLLSNILDNAVKYSRENLRLRVSTRNTGKMIRIVIEDNGIGMSRETIGRIFEKFYRAHTGNLHNVKGFGLGMSYVKSMVDAHNGKIRVDSTLGKGSTFILDFPLAS; encoded by the coding sequence ATGAAGCGAACGCTGCCGGTCATCATTGCCCTGATCACCATTTCCTTGTTGGGGATCATCTATGTACAGTTCAAATGGATACAAAATGCGGCCTTGGTGAAGGAAGAGCAACTGAAGGAAAATGTCTACTCGATCCTGGACGAAGTGGGTTCCCAACTGGTGGCCCCGCGGCCGACCCAGAACGCGCTCACCGTACCCCTCATGCCCGGTATGCCCAACAACGATTTTTACAGCCATTTTTCGGTGACCAAGCGCTATACCACCTTTGCGATCAAGGAAAAATTAAAAAAAGCTTTTGCTTCCCGCGGTCTTGGCAACAGCCCGTTTGAATTCTCGGTATTTACCAACGTCGCCGGGAACCTTTTTGCCAACTACCACGACCTGGAAACCGATAACTTCCAGAACCTGCTCAAGGATTCGGTGAACAACCTGACCTTCCGCTATGCCCTCATTCCCCCGGCGGAACGGATGTGGGATGCTTTTTCGGCCGACGAGGTCATGGTGCTGATTTTGCCCAACTACAAATCCTTTGTGCTGCGCTCCATCGGCTGGATGATCGCGGCGGCCATCTTTTTCACCCTGACCATCATCGCCGCGTTTTTCCTGACGGTCAATTCGGCCCTGAGACAGAAAAAGCTGTCGGAGATCAAGGGGGACTTCATCAACAACATGACGCACGAGTTCAAAACGCCCCTGGCCACCATTTCCCTGGCGGTCGATGCCCTCCGGAACGAACGGGTGCTACAGGACCGGCAGAAACTGGAATATTTTTCCGGGATCATCAAGGAGGAAAACCGGCGCATGAACAAACAGGTCGAGACCATCCTCCAGGCCGCCCAACTGGACAAACAGGAAGTCCAGCTCAACCGCAAAACCCTGCATGCCCACGACCTCCTGGCCAGTGCCATCGACAACCTCCGCCTCCAACTGGAACAGAAAGGCGGCGTCCTGGATACGCACTTCCAGGCCACCCGCGACCTGGTCTCCGCCGACGAGGTCCATTTCGTCAACCTCCTCAGCAACATCCTCGACAACGCCGTCAAATACTCCCGGGAAAACCTCCGCCTCCGCGTCTCCACCCGCAACACCGGCAAGATGATCCGCATCGTCATCGAAGACAACGGCATCGGCATGTCCCGCGAAACGATCGGCCGCATCTTCGAGAAATTCTACCGCGCCCACACCGGGAATCTCCACAATGTGAAGGGCTTTGGCCTGGGTATGAGCTATGTGAAGTCCATGGTCGACGCCCACAACGGCAAGATCCGGGTCGACAGTACCCTGGGTAAGGGCAGCACCTTCATCCTCGATTTCCCCCTCGCGTCATAA
- the atpC gene encoding ATP synthase F1 subunit epsilon, translating to MQLEILTPEKKIFTGEVYGVQLPGLTGLFEVLDKHAPLVSALKEGRVKVLKDKQNTLAIVNIHGGFVEVLNNRATVLAEGADVIEE from the coding sequence ATGCAATTAGAGATATTAACGCCCGAGAAAAAGATCTTCACGGGAGAAGTATACGGGGTACAGCTGCCTGGTTTGACCGGCCTCTTCGAGGTACTGGACAAACACGCGCCCCTGGTCAGTGCCCTGAAGGAAGGACGGGTGAAGGTGTTGAAAGACAAACAAAATACCCTGGCGATCGTGAACATCCATGGGGGTTTTGTAGAAGTCCTGAACAACCGGGCCACGGTTCTTGCGGAAGGTGCGGACGTGATCGAAGAATAA